From the genome of Mixophyes fleayi isolate aMixFle1 chromosome 2, aMixFle1.hap1, whole genome shotgun sequence, one region includes:
- the ACOD1 gene encoding cis-aconitate decarboxylase: MIASKTVTGSFAGMIHGLTTSNLTELVIQRSKRMILDTLGVGLIGTTTEVFQKALQYSKIYSTDISSTVWGQSDLRLPPLYASFVNGVAIHSMDFDDTWHPATHPSGPVLPSLIALTETLPAHTKKSGLDLLLAFNVGIEVQGRLMRFSTEASNIPKRFHPPAVVGTMGSAAAVSKFLHLGQSQCREALAIAASYSGAPMANAATQTKPLHIGNAGRNGLEAACFAFLGLEGNKQILDLESGFGAFYHDYNPQALASLQSYEWLLEKQAVAFKRFPAHLGMHWVADAACAVRKHISGDNGSLPVNNIQKIKLKIPDAKYVNRPFPSSEHEARHSFQFNACTALLDGVVSVQSFSDQSITRSELKELLGKIEVVHPSDNEPNFEKLYCEVSVTLTNGVTFTERCNTFYGHWRKPLSYEDLVKKFKSNASTVLSMDGVEGIVEMVNKLEDVSDCSVLSSLLRLRKQTTDKQEIAFYNKS, encoded by the exons ATGATTGCATCCAAG ACAGTGACGGGCAGTTTTGCTGGAATGATCCATGGTTTGACCACTAGTAACCTCACAGAACTTGTTATTCAGAGGAGCAAGCGTATGATTTTAGACACTTTGGGAGTTGGGCTAATTGGTACCACTACAGAAGTCTTCCAGAAGGCGTTGCAGTACAGCAAG ATTTACAGCACCGACATCTCAAGCACGGTTTGGGGCCAGTCAGATCTCCGTCTCCCTCCTCTCTATGCCTCTTTTGTCAATGGCGTTGCT ATTCACTCAATGGACTTTGATGACACCTGGCACCCTGCTACACATCCATCTGGCCCTGTCCTCCCCTCTTTGATTGCACTTACAGAAACGTTGCCTGCACACACCAAGAAATCTGGATTAGATTTACTTTTAGCGTTCAATGTTGGCATCGAAGTACAGGGGAGACTCATGCGTTTTTCTACTGAAGCAAGCAATATTCCAAAAAG GTTTCACCCTCCCGCTGTGGTTGGAACAATGGGAAGTGCGGCAGCAGTTTCTAAATTCTTACATTTGGGACAGTCTCAGTGCAGAGAAGCATTAGCTATTGCTGCATCATATTCTGGGGCCCCTATGGCCAATGCAGCCACTCAAACTAAACCCCTGCACATAGGCAATGCAGGAAGGAATGGCCTTGAAGCTGCTTGCTTTGCATTTTTAGGTCTTGAGGGCAATAAGCAGATCCTGGACTTAGAATCTGGTTTTGGTGCTTTCTATCATGACTATAATCCACAAGCTCTGGCATCACTCCAGTCTTATGAATGGCTGCTGGAGAAACAAGCAGTGGCATTTAAACGCTTCCCTGCTCATCTCGGCATGCACTGGGTTGCAGACGCAGCATGTGCAGTGCGGAAACACATTTCTGGAGATAATGGATCACTGCCAGTTAATAACATCCAGAAAATCAAACTCAAAATTCCTGATGCCAAATATGTGAATCGCCCTTTCCCATCTTCAGAACATGAAGCTCGTCACTCCTTCCAATTCAATGCATGCACAGCCCTACTCGATGGAGTTGTGTCTGTCCAGTCTTTCAGTGATCAAAGTATTACCAGATCAGAACTTAAGGAACTGCTTGGTAAAATAGAGGTTGTTCATCCATCTGACAATGAACCCAACTTTGAgaaactatattgtgaggtgtctGTTACACTAACAAATGGAGTCACTTTTACGGAGAGATGCAACACTTTCTATGGTCATTGGAGGAAGCCGCTGAGCTATGAAGACCTTGTGAAAAAGTTCAAGTCTAATGCATCCACAGTTCTTTCCATGGATGGAGTAGAAGGTATTGTGGAGATGGTGAATAAGCTGGAAGACGTATCAGACTGCTCAGTTCTAAGCTCACTTCTCAGACTAAGGAAACAGACTACTGACAAGCAAGAGATAGCATTTTATAATAAGTCATGA
- the CLN5 gene encoding bis(monoacylglycero)phosphate synthase CLN5 — protein sequence MGHGTIIIRLAASGLLLLGVSLCSTAGLLQRWPVPYKRFDHRPKSDPYCQAKYTFCPTGYADGSIPLMKTQDTIDVFRLQAPVWEFKYGDLLGHFKIMHDAIGFRSSLTGKNYTAEWYELFQLGNCTFPHLRPDIDEPFWCNQGAACFFEGIDDQHWSSYGTLVPVSTISGTMFNEMAKWLKGDNNTGIYYETWTVQESVEANSSVWFDSYDCSKFVLRTYQKLSELGATFKKNVQTNYTRLFLYSGEPVYLGNESSIFGTHGNKSLATDIHKFYFPYRPHQSFKELLMSIIDIYGKAVLQKTFYLYYNFEYWYLPMKAPYIKITYEEIPLPSR from the exons ATGGGTCATGGTACAATCATTATCAGACTGGCGGCCTCTGGTTTGCTCCTGCTCGGAGTATCTCTGTGCAGCACAGCTGGGCTCCTGCAGCGCTGGCCAGTGCCATACAA GCGTTTTGACCATCGCCCTAAATCCGATCCATACTGCCAAGCCAAATACACATTTTGTCCTACTGGATATGCGGATGGATCTATTCCCCTAATGAAAACTCAAGACACTATAGATGTTTTTCGATTGCAAGCACCTGTTTGGGAATTCAAGTATGGAGATCTGCTAGGGCATTTT AAAATTATGCATGATGCCATTGGATTCCGAAGTTCATTAACTGGCAAGAATTACACAGCCGAATGGTATGAACTCTTTCAGTTAGGTAACTGCACATTCCCTCATCTCAGACCTGACATAGATGAACCTTTCTGGTGTAATCAAGGAGCAGCGTGTTTCTTTGAAGGAATAGATGATCAACACTGGAGTAGCTATGGAACGTTAGTTCCAGTGTCAACAATCTCAg GTACCATGTTTAATGAGATGGCAAAATGGTTAAAAGGGGATAACAACACTGGCATTTATTATGAGACGTGGACTGTGCAAGAATCGGTGGAAGCCAACTCTTCTGTGTGGTTTGATTCGTATGACTGCAGCAAGTTTGTGCTTCGAACCTACCAAAAGCTATCTGAGCTTGGTGCCACCTTCAAGAAGAATGTACAGACAAACTACACTCGCTTGTTTTTGTACAGTGGAGAACCTGTATACCTGGGCAATGAAAGCTCTATTTTTGGCACACATGGGAATAAGTCACTGGCAACTGATATTCATAAATTTTACTTCCCTTACAGACCTCATCAGTCATTCAAAGAACTTCTCATgagtattatagatatatatgggaAGGCTGTTTTACAAAAAACATTTTATCTGTATTATAATTTTGAATACTGGTATTTACCTATGAAGGCCCCTTACATTAAGATAACCTATGAGGAAATTCCTCTACCTTCGAGATAG